The following proteins come from a genomic window of Zygotorulaspora mrakii chromosome 8, complete sequence:
- the BOP2 gene encoding Bop2p, with protein MFDSEAERFVPPDVFDLVLDRLNELSVYSILDYVHLIGALDVECLKRCISNKLTFVNYTTKTLAAMHALKCTGVLLNESAQFGVATSAATSAATSAATSAAQKRVVYQLDEHSDLTLMPPPTDDETLEAVYCGSAENLVDFVSDFLQEISLRDYQHNKTHLIVDLPDESLHAGVDLFGVLKPAQLWNIENEIIISFPCVKELKIDYLALDRFVYETFHQGEKKDTNKILSALLDRTQWNTPVLESLVFVDKRDREACNFIDLSTLMLRKFQHASKQKLSRILQIHSFSNWNMPRIHFFSGHRFKFDETAMSRATADEVSASLRENISLLRRMAINDTIDATPYHRVTLIPAGVRASRIVNWVSTAQVPLFALSSHELEHLDLQLLNHNNAATLVIQGLYLPRLSSLLLLRQSCTIAQFDSVPSDWKNNCIQDQGQNQNQIVPVTFSSWNDLANCQRVTICDTGGATHSEPSYNPRKGIHGEHHGDNRYVFTIKNLQSVLPSCNLASSFETFVNDEQQYIVI; from the coding sequence ATGTTCGACTCGGAAGCAGAGCGGTTTGTGCCGCCAGATGTATTTGATCTCGTGCTGGATAGGCTCAATGAACTCTCAGTCTACTCCATACTGGACTATGTGCACTTGATTGGGGCGCTGGACGTTGAgtgtttgaaaagatgcATATCGAACAAACTGACGTTCGTCAATTACACAACCAAGACTCTGGCAGCAATGCATGCACTAAAATGCACCGGTGTGCTGCTGAATGAGTCGGCCCAATTCGGCGTTGCAACAAGCGCAGCAACAAGCGCAGCAACAAGCGCAGCAACAAGCGCAGCACAGAAGCGAGTGGTGTATCAGCTGGACGAGCACAGCGATCTGACACTGATGCCGCCTCCCACAGACGACGAGACGCTGGAAGCTGTGTACTGCGGGAGCGCAGAGAACCTGGTTGACTTCGTCAGTGACTTTTTGCAGGAGATTTCACTTCGCGACTACCAACATAACAAAACACATCTGATTGTCGATTTGCCGGACGAATCGCTACACGCCGGTGTCGACTTGTTCGGAGTGCTGAAACCGGCACAGCTTTGGAACATCGAAAACGAGATTATCATTTCGTTCCCCTGCGTAAAAGAACTGAAGATCGACTACCTAGCCCTGGATCGCTTCGTCTACGAAACCTTCCACCAAGGGGAGAAGAAAGACACAAACAAGATTCTGAGTGCCCTCCTAGATAGAACACAATGGAACACGCCGGTGCTCGAATCGCTCGTCTTTGTGGACAAGCGCGACCGTGAGGCGTGCAATTTCATCGATCTGTCCACCTTGATGCTGCGCAAGTTCCAGCATGCATCCAAGCAGAAGCTATCACGAATCCTGCAAATCCACTCTTTTTCCAACTGGAACATGCCTCgaatccattttttctccGGCCACCGCTTCAAATTTGACGAAACGGCAATGAGCAGGGCCACCGCAGATGAAGTATCTGCATCGCTGCGTGAAAACATCTCACTGTTGCGTCGGATGGCCATCAATGACACCATTGACGCAACGCCGTATCACCGTGTTACACTGATTCCAGCCGGGGTCAGAGCATCCCGGATCGTTAACTGGGTTTCTACGGCCCAGGTGCCGCTGTTTGCTCTCAGCAGCCACGAGCTAGAACATTTAGATTTGCAATTGCTCAACCACAACAACGCTGCTACGCTAGTCATCCAGGGCCTGTATCTCCCTCGACTATCGTCTCTTCTGCTACTAAGGCAAAGCTGCACCATCGCCCAGTTCGACAGCGTCCCAAGTGACTGGAAAAATAATTGCATCCAAGACCAGGGACAGAACCAGAACCAGATCGTTCCGGTAACTTTTTCCTCCTGGAACGACCTAGCCAACTGCCAGCGAGTAACGATCTGCGACACAGGGGGCGCAACCCATAGCGAACCGAGCTACAACCCTAGAAAGGGCATCCACGGCGAACATCACGGAGATAATCGCTACGTCTTCACAATAAAGAACCTACAAAGTGTTTTGCCAAGCTGCAATTTGGCAAGCAGCTTCGAGACGTTCGTAAACGACGAACAGCAATATATAGTAATATAG